A genomic window from Salvia miltiorrhiza cultivar Shanhuang (shh) chromosome 5, IMPLAD_Smil_shh, whole genome shotgun sequence includes:
- the LOC131026054 gene encoding uncharacterized protein LOC131026054 gives MADSSSQNSDSSNSSSQNIQGSYFPTSQYHHMSYPQQQFPYNYQMSSNFPQQFPFNSPGGSNFPQQFPFNSPTGPSFHPQFSSNFPSTYFMPPPNQFQENSSQFPQHSSQIPVVVDDDVEEVGKSTATTKETKAAWSPDEDILLVKAWYNTSTDSIIGNQQKRKDFWEKITAYYNEWKPEDTAARSLSQVKNHYYRMNPDLNKWAGIYNNFWSNRASGQGDDDVLEAAKRALRNDDPKNKDFKFLHVWTMIQTCEKWTPQQMPQNPQKKAKNSETDSPSSTDTGARIRPMGQQRAKRQAKQKAKMTSTVNEDKWKHLQETMNKQMSLQEVQLKLQEEQLKLQHIEFCRQDTSGMSEDQLYNHFTLVAEIKAKYGWK, from the coding sequence ATGGCGGATTCTAGCTCCCAAAATTCCGATTCTAGTAATTCAAGCTCCCAAAATATTCAAGGTTCCTATTTTCCAACTTCACAATACCATCACATGTCCTACCCTCAACAACAATTTCCATACAACTACCAAATGTCTTCGAATTTTCCCCAACAATTTCCATTCAACTCTCCTGGTGGTTCAAATTTTCCTCAACAATTTCCATTCAACTCTCCTACTGGACCAAGCTTTCATCCACAATTTTCATCCAATTTTCCATCTACTTATTTCATGCCTCCACCAAATCAGTTTCAGGAAAATAGCTCACAGTTTCCTCAGCATTCTTCACAAATTCCAGTTGTTGTTGATGATGACGTCGAGGAAGTTGGAAAATCCACTGCAACAACCAAGGAGACAAAGGCGGCTTGGAGTCCTGATGAAGACATCCTTCTTGTTAAAGCTTGGTACAACACCAGCACCGACTCCATTATTGGCAATCAACAGAAAAGAAAGGATTTTTGGGAGAAAATTACTGCTTACTACAACGAGTGGAAACCAGAGGACACCGCTGCGCGAAGTTTATCACAGGTGAAAAATCATTACTATAGAATGAATCCAGATCTTAATAAGTGGGCAGGTATCTATAATAATTTCTGGAGCAATCGTGCGAGCGGACAAGGAGATGATGATGTGCTGGAGGCGGCAAAAAGAGCATTGAGAAATGATGATCCAAAAAACAAGGACTTCAAGTTCTTGCACGTATGGACGATGATCCAAACTTGTGAGAAATGGACTCCTCAACAAATGCCACAGAATCCTCAAAAAAAGGCCAAAAATTCTGAAACAGACAGCCCATCTTCTACGGACACTGGAGCTCGAATTCGACCGATGGGACAACAGAGAGCTAAACGACAAGCGAAACAAAAGGCTAAAATGACATCTACAGTCAACGAAGATAAGTGGAAGCATCTCCAAGAGACTATGAATAAACAAATGAGCCTGCAAGAGGTACAACTCAAGCTTCAAGAGGAACAACTCAAGCTTCAACATATTGAATTTTGTAGACAAGATACTAGTGGCATGTCGGAGGATCAACTCTACAACCATTTCACGCTTGTAGCTGAAATCAAGGCAAAATATGGGTGGAAGTAA
- the LOC131026055 gene encoding protein ALP1-like: MSDTPSPHEIDEMWKQYLRNSATNPIMREMIAMLDADEATMQSSRRSSGPRKYRDRERERGHDRLVRDYFCDEPIYDGDLFRRRFRMRWDLFVKIVDAMSNYSPFFTLRQDATGRNGLSPLQKCTAAIRQLAYAAPGDSLDEYMRMGESTALECLHEFCRSMIAIYGDRYLRTPNAADTERLLQMHEERHGFPGMLGSLDCMHWEWRNCPVAYKGYYTRGDHGVPTIVLEAVASADLWIWHSFFGVAGASNDINVLHGSPLFNQFLQGNAPPVQFTVNGRMYNKGYYLTDGIYPTWASFVKSYPAPGDPVRRKFAQRQEAARKDVERAFGVLQARWAVVRNPARSYFKEDLRNIMLTCIILHNMIIEDEGEEAVNWSGEDATPQQPIPMGTNNWEAFENYLQNHKDLTNKQVHLQLQHDLTQHIWAQINAADG, encoded by the coding sequence ATGTCTGATACTCCTAGTCCACATGAAATTGATGAAATGTGGAAGCAATACCTTCGAAATTCGGCAACCAATCCGATTATGCGAGAGATGATTGCTATGCTTGATGCAGATGAAGCAACAATGCAAAGTTCACGAAGGAGTAGCGGTCCTAGAAAATATAGGGATCGGGAGCGTGAAAGAGGCCATGATCGTCTTGTTCGTGATTATTTCTGTGATGAACCCATCTATGATGGCGATCTTTTTCGTCGTCGGTTTCGAATGCGATGGGACTTATTTGTCAAGATCGTTGATGCGATGAGCAACTACTCACCCTTTTTCACATTGAGGCAAGATGCAACTGGAAGGAATGGTCTATCACCACTCCAAAAGTGCACCGCAGCTATTCGACAGTTGGCATATGCGGCTCCCGGTGATTCACTTGATGAGTACATGCGGATGGGTGAGAGTACTGCTTTGGAATGTCTACATGAATTTTGCAGGAGTATGATTGCAATTTATGGTGATCGATATTTGAGGACTCCAAATGCAGCAGATACTGAACGCTTGCTACAAATGCATGAAGAAAGACATGGCTTCCCGGGAATGCTGGGAAGCCtcgattgcatgcattgggagTGGAGGAATTGTCCAGTCGCATACAAAGGATACTATACACGAGGCGATCATGGTGTTCCTACAATAGTTCTTGAAGCGGTGGCATCGGCAGATTTGTGGATATGGCATTCTTTCTTTGGCGTCGCCGGAGCAAGCAATGATATCAATGTTCTTCATGGATCTCCATTATTTAATCAATTCCTTCAGGGAAATGCCCCACCAGTTCAATTCACGGTGAATGGTCGGATGTATAACAAAGGATACTATCTTACAGATGGAATTTATCCAACTTGGGCTTCATTCGTCAAGAGTTACCCAGCACCAGGAGATCCGGTCAGACGAAAATTTGCGCAGAGACAAGAGGCTGCAAGAAAAGACGTTGAACGAGCGTTTGGAGTGCTACAAGCTCGTTGGGCAGTAGTTCGAAATCCCGCACGCTCTTATTTTAAGGAAGACCTTCGCAATATAATGCTCACATGTATtattttgcacaacatgatcattgagGATGAGGGTGAAGAAGCAGTCAACTGGTCTGGCGAAGATGCAACTCCTCAGCAACCAATACCAATGGGTACTAACAATTGGGAAGCATTTGAAAATTATCTCCAAAATCACAAGgatttaacaaataaacaagtcCATCTCCAACTTCAACATGATTTGACACAACATATTTGGGCACAAATCAATGCCGCAGATGGCTAG
- the LOC130987101 gene encoding probable carotenoid cleavage dioxygenase 4, chloroplastic: MASLSFSFVPKSSLHPQNNHHRATTTALKVSSLLIDDATTTTKPLKTTTPPPSIITRTAPPPQPARPPPSLAAAILNSCDQFINNFIDPPLKPSLDPRHVLSGNSAPVAELPPTACQVVEGVLPPCLDGAYIRNGPNPHFLPRGPYHLYDGDGMLHAVTISGGEATLCSRYVETHKYKLEREIGFPVVPSLFSSFNGLPAAVARGLVFAARLLTRQVDLTNGVGSANTSVALIGAKLYALGESDLPYTVKIDGRGEIHTLGRHDFGGKLAVRMTAHPKIDPRTGEAFAFRYSPLPPFVTIFRINAEGDKQPDLPIFSMKSPALVHDFAITETYAVFSEIQIGINPSAIVAGGSPVRADLGKVPRIGLIPRYAVDESEMRWFEVPGFNPIHAISAWDEDGGDAVVMVAANVLSVEHMMERMDLIHSSIEKVRIDLKTGTVARHPLSAANLDFGVINPAYVAKKHRYIYATVADPAPKVTGLVKLDMTVSENGRQDCVVASRMFGSGCFGGEPFFVARQHNNLNADEDDGYIVTIVHDENTKESRFIVMDATSTDLDVVAVVRLPRRVPYGFHGLFVSKSDLDKL, encoded by the exons ATGgcttctctttctttctctttcgtTCCCAAATCATCACTACACCCGCAAAACAACCACCAccgcgccaccaccaccgctctAAAGGTTTCATCGCTTCTGATAGACGATGCCACCACCACCACTAAGCCACTCAAGACCACAACGCCGCCACCTTCCATCATCACTCGTACAGCCCCACCGCCACAACCAGCGAGGCCGCCGCCGTCTCTGGCAGCGGCGATACTCAACTCATGTGACCAATTCATCAATAACTTCATCGACCCTCCCCTCAAACCCTCCCTCGACCCCCGCCACGTTCTCTCCGGCAACTCCGCTCCGGTGGCCGAGCTGCCCCCCACCGCGTGCCAGGTGGTGGAGGGCGTCCTCCCACCATGCCTCGACGGCGCCTACATCCGCAACGGCCCCAACCCTCACTTCCTCCCCCGCGGCCCCTACCACCTCTACGACGGCGACGGCATGCTCCACGCCGTCACAATCTCCGGCGGGGAAGCCACCCTCTGCAGCCGCTACGTCGAGACGCACAAATACAAACTCGAACGCGAGATCGGATTCCCCGTCGTGCCCAGCCTGTTCTCCTCCTTCAACGGCCTCCCCGCCGCCGTGGCGCGCGGGCTGGTCTTCGCTGCCCGTTTACTCACCAGGCAGGTTGACCTAACCAACGGCGTCGGCTCGGCCAACACCAGCGTGGCTCTTATCGGCGCCAAACTCTACGCTTTAGGCGAATCGGATCTTCCCTACACAGTTAAGATCGATGGGAGAGGCGAAATTCACACTCTCGGCCGCCACGATTTTGGCGGCAAGCTCGCCGTTAGAATGACGGCGCACCCCAAAATAGATCCGCGCACCGGCGAAGCATTCGCCTTCCGCTATAGCCCGCTGCCGCCGTTTGTCACTATTTTCAGGATTAATGCGGAAGGAGATAAACAGCCCGACCTGCCCATCTTCTCCATGAAAAGCCCTGCGCTCGTGCACGACTTCGCCATTACGGAAACCTACGCCGTCTTCAGCGAAATTCAGATCGGAATAAATCCGTCGGCGATTGTGGCGGGGGGCTCGCCGGTGCGGGCGGACCTGGGGAAAGTGCCGCGGATCGGATTGATACCGCGATACGCCGTGGATGAGTCGGAAATGAGGTGGTTTGAGGTGCCGGGGTTCAACCCTATTCACGCGATCAGCGCGTGGGATGAGGACGGCGGTGATGCGGTGGTGATGGTGGCGGCGAACGTGTTGTCGGTGGAGCACATGATGGAGCGCATGGATCTGATACACTCGTCGATTGAGAAGGTCAGGATTGATCTCAAGACTGGGACGGTGGCGCGCCACCCGCTCTCCGCCGCGAATTTGGATTTCGGAGTGATTAATCCGGCGTATGTGGCCAAGAAACACAG ATACATTTATGCAACAGTGGCGGATCCAGCGCCAAAAGTAACAGGGTTAGTGAAGCTCGACATGACGGTGTCGGAGAACGGCCGCCAAGACTGCGTGGTGGCGAGCCGGATGTTTGGCTCCGGTTGCTTCGGCGGCGAACCATTCTTCGTGGCCAGGCAGCATAACAATCTAAATGCAGATGAGGATGATGGCTATATAGTCACCATTGTGCACGATGAGAATACGAAGGAATCGAGATTCATAGTGATGGACGCCACCTCCACCGATCTCGACGTGGTCGCCGTCGTAAGGCTTCCTCGCCGCGTCCCTTATGGCTTCCATGGTCTTTTTGTTTCGAAAAGTGACCTTGATAAGTTATAA